The following proteins are encoded in a genomic region of Triticum dicoccoides isolate Atlit2015 ecotype Zavitan chromosome 1B, WEW_v2.0, whole genome shotgun sequence:
- the LOC119328162 gene encoding uncharacterized protein LOC119328162: protein MASCCSPIIASFVSFLLVFPVLVSSAAGNGSTFGEEQLGLRRIKVRLARVREASVKTIQSPDGDVIDCVPSHLQPAFDHPRLRGQKPEDEPAARPGNAGALADDEEEVLPQTWRSSGEWCPKGTIPVRRTLEGDLLRASSVRRFGMKPRSAAARRDSTSNGHEHAVGYVSGGQFYGAKASLNVWPAQVSSPAEFSLSQIWVISGSFGNDLNTIEAGWQVSPELYGDNSPRFFTYWTNDAYQETGCYNLHCAGFVQTNGRVVIGAAITPVSAYGGRQFDITLMIWKDPKKGNWWLQLGPSGALVGYWPSSLFTHLGARGRGGADMVQFGGEAVNTRPSGSHTPTQMGSGRFPGEGYGRAAYFRNVQVVDWDNNLIPAAGLRLLADHPGCYDIAGGQGGAWGSYFYYGGPGRNVRCP, encoded by the exons ATGGCTTCTTGCTGCAGCCCAATCATTGCCTCGTTCGTCTCTTTCCTCCTCGTCTTCCCCGTCCTCGTCTCCTCCGCGGCGGGCAATGGCAGCACATTCGGGGAGGAGCAGCTCGGGCTCCGGCGGATCAAGGTCCGGCTCGCCAGGGTCAGGGAAGCCTCTGTCAAGACGATCCAG AGCCCTGACGGCGACGTCATAGACTGCGTGCCCTCTCACCTGCAGCCCGCGTTCGATCACCCCAGGCTGAGAGGCCAGAAACCAGAG GACGAACCTGCGGCGAGGCCAGGCAATGCCGGCGCCTTGGCAGACGACGAAGAGGAGGTCTTGCCGCAGAcgtggaggagctccggcgagTGGTGCCCCAAGGGGACCATACCGGTGAGGCGGACGTTGGAGGGCGACCTGCTCCGGGCCAGCTCCGTCCGGAGGTTCGGGATGAAGCCCCGGAgtgccgcggcgcggcgggactccACCAGCAACGGCCATGAG CACGCGGTGGGGTACGTGAGCGGCGGGCAGTTCTACGGCGCGAAGGCGAGCCTGAACGTGTGGCCAGCGCAGGTGTCGTCGCCGGCGGAGTTCAGCCTGTCCCAGATCTGGGTCATCTCCGGCTCCTTCGGCAACGACCTCAACACCATCGAGGCCGGGTGGCAG GTGAGCCCTGAGCTATACGGGGACAACAGCCCCAGGTTCTTCACCTACTGGACC AACGACGCGTACCAGGAGACGGGGTGCTACAACCTGCACTGCGCGGGCTTCGTGCAGACCAACGGTCGCGTGGTGATCGGCGCCGCCATCACGCCGGTGTCGGCCTACGGCGGCCGGCAGTTCGACATCACGCTCATGATTTGGAAGGACCCCAAGAAGGGCAACTGGTGGCTGCAGCTGGGCCCGTCGGGCGCGCTGGTGGGCTACTGGCCGTCCTCCCTcttcacccacctgggcgcgcgcgGCCGCGGCGGCGCCGACATGGTGCAGTTCGGCGGCGAGGCGGTCAACACGCGGCCGTCCGGGTCGCACACGCCCACCCAGATGGGCAGCGGCAGGTTCCCCGGGGAAGGGTACGGCCGCGCGGCCTACTTCCGCAACGTGCAGGTGGTGGACTGGGACAACAACCTCATCCCGGCGGCGGGCCTCCGGCTCCTCGCCGACCACCCCGGGTGCTACGACATCGCCGGCGGCCAGGGCGGCGCGTGGGGCAGCTACTTCTACTACGGCGGGCCAGGCAGGAACGTCCGGTGCCCCTAG